A window of the Hordeum vulgare subsp. vulgare chromosome 5H, MorexV3_pseudomolecules_assembly, whole genome shotgun sequence genome harbors these coding sequences:
- the LOC123395175 gene encoding pentatricopeptide repeat-containing protein At4g25270, chloroplastic-like, producing the protein MALTAAVTHASRALPRRRHRRGPAPSTHLAPPLSTPPPPPRPSTLDRVLSGLEAQPRLLTPSLLAPLLAALPLHPAPRRRLAALRGLLPVSLLRRHPDLALRLLHIHASLGLLAYAHHIFDHLLPARTRRERAFPWNCLVAGYASVGRHDDALALYLQMDEEGAPRDGFTFESALRACSGARSAELGRAVHRDALTAGLAADVSVCDALVEMYAQCGDMEMACQVFDAMPERDAVSWNVLLGGLLGHGGLSAQATEAWRRMLGEGHKPDSVVLSAMLWHHPGDGKQGREVHAWVIRHWLETELSVANALIGMYSRKNELGHALSVFESMPVRELASWNAIISAHSQDFRVLMLFRRMVDSGARPDEATFMAVLSACDNLGLVEGGMRLFSEMENKYRIQPTVQHCTSLVNMLGKAGMVNEAYEFMSKRRRLSNEPTVLRSLLHASSVHGNIRIGEISAEKLFDLEPENVHNFFTLMKMYENTDRLEDLEKVKKMMRDKGL; encoded by the coding sequence ATGGCGCTAACCGCAGCTGTCACCCACGCCTCCCGCGCGCTCCCACGCCGGCGCCACCGCCGCGGTCCGGCTCCGTCCACCCACCTCGCCCCTCCTCTCTccacgccgccaccgccgccgcgtcCGTCGACCCTCGACCGCGTGCTCTCCGGCCTGGAGGCCCAGCCGCGCCTCCTCACGCCgtccctcctcgcgcccctcctcGCCGCGCTCCCGCTCCACccggccccgcgccgccgcctcgcggCCCTCCGCGGCCTCCTGCCGGtctccctcctccgccgccacccggACCTCGCGCTGCGCCTCCTCCACATCCACGCCTCCCTCGGCCTCCTCGCCTACGCGCACCACATCTTCGACCACCTCCTCCCCGCGCGCACCCGCCGGGAGCGCGCGTTCCCGTGGAACTGCCTCGTCGCCGGATACGCCAGCGTCGGCCGCCACGACGACGCGCTCGCGCTCTACCTCCAGATGGACGAGGAGGGCGCGCCGCGCGACGGGTTCACCTTCGAGAGCGCGCTCCGGGCCTGCTCCGGCGCCCGGTCCGCCGAGCTCGGTCGGGCCGTGCACCGCGACGCCCTCACAGCCGGTCTCGCCGCCGACGTCTCCGTGTGCGACGCCCTCGTGGAGATGTACGCCCAGTGCGGCGACATGGAGATGGCGTGCCAGGTGTTCGACGCAATGCCGGAGAGGGACGCCGTCTCATGGAACGTCTTGCTTGGTGGCTTGCTGGGGCACGGTGGCCTCTCTGCTCAGGCAACGGAGGCCTGGAGGAGGATGCTCGGAGAAGGGCACAAGCCCGACTCCGTCGTGCTGTCGGCGATGCTCTGGCATCACCCTGGTGATGGCAAACAGGGACGGGAGGTTCATGCCTGGGTGATCCGTCATTGGCTCGAGACTGAGTTATCAGTGGCAAACGCTCTGATTGGAATGTACTCCAGAAAGAATGAGCTAGGCCATGCCCTGTCCGTGTTCGAGTCGATGCCGGTCAGGGAGCTAGCCTCATGGAATGCTATAATCTCTGCGCACAGCCAAGACTTCAGAGTTCTCATGTTGTTTCGCCGCATGGTGGACTCCGGAGCACGGCCGGACGAGGCCACCTTCATGGCGGTGCTCTCCGCGTGCGACAATCTAGGATTGGTGGAGGGCGGCATGAGGCTGTTCTCTGAGATGGAGAACAAGTACAGAATTCAGCCTACTGTACAGCACTGCACCTCCCTGGTGAACATGCTAGGCAAAGCAGGGATGGTCAATGAGGCATACGAGTTCATGTCAAAGAGGAGGCGTCTCAGCAACGAGCCAACAGTCTTGAGGTCTTTGCTGCATGCTAGCTCAGTACATGGCAACATCAGGATAGGAGAAATCTCCGCGGAAAAGCTGTTCGACCTGGAGCCTGAAAATGTGCACAATTTCTTCACTCTGATGAAGATGTACGAAAACACGGATAGGTTGGAGGACCTcgagaaggtgaagaagatgatgagggatAAAGGGCTTTAA